The genomic region tgtcggccttctcctccttgacgcggccgtcccGGCTGCACCCctccccggcgtcgccatggcggacaggtgccggcggcgcgtcgtcgtcgttgtcgtcgaggTAGACGACTCCTCCTTCttcgcggccccggcggcgctgcTCGAAGCGCCGCAGTGCGGCGACCTGGCGATCCTTCTTTATCCCGAGGAAGTCCTCGCGCGCCCATTTTAGGGCCGCATCATTGTTGAGCGCCACCTCGCCaggctccgtcttcacggcggggagCCCGGGCTCCGTTTTCACCGTCACGAGCCtgggctccgtcttcggcttgaagAACCGCAGAGGAGCCGACGAGGGGGCGCGCTGGCCGCCTTCGTTGATGATGAtaccggcgctgcgagtgcgccggccgagcagcgtctccgccgcgggctcggtctTGACGGcgagcagcgccggagagccggaggagtgtGAAGAAGAtcacggcgaggaggaggaagacgacgaagagacgaacctcctgggcatccattgcccggcgCGTCGGTGGCGGGCCGGGGCCGGGGACGCCAGGGGAGGGTATGTCAATGGTGGCTCGTTCCCGCCCTCAAGGTGCGTCAGCATGCCGCCGAGCGTGCGGCCGGAGACGCCCCACCAAACGCGGCAGCCCTAACTGTTCTGTCTgccgcccaccaccggcgccccgttggtggacgccagtcTCTGCTCTtgacggcgctcgaagtacgccgcccatgccgagtggttgtcggcggcgtattgggggagggcgagctgctcatcggtgagggaggcgcgcgcgAGCTTGACCTCGTCGATGAAGTAGGCGGTCCGCGCCCCAACGTCGGGCAACGGCGGAATGGGCACCCCCCGTTGCTGAGCCGCCACCCCGACGGCCCGgtgcgcatgtccggcggcgccgggatgttggcctcgaacaggagccaCGACTCATGTTTGCGAAgggagcggcggccgaagccattggccgccgcctcgtcgccggggaATCGTTCGGCCATTGGGGGGGGGCAGGAGGGCTCGGAGGAGGTgcacaagagagggagagggaggaggcgagggagggcgtcggcttatatagccgcgcccATATGTACGTGTGGCGGGAGGGGTGGCGacgccgcgccgcccgtgaggaatcaatggcatgGTTGACCGTCGGCGGCAGCGCGGcaaccttggcattgattcccgcgggaaccgatgCGACGAGGGCGACGAAGCGCCCGTCTTGCTGACTAGGAAGTGCCTGGAGAGGCCGTTCTGGGGCGCGGCTGGAAATGCTATAAGGCATGTCCAATTATAAAATCAGCTCACGTTTATGACTTAGTGCTACACCATTTAGCATGTTGTTTCTCATGCGACAACGCGAAATATTTAAAGGTATTTGTCGATGTCATAGAGTGTGTATGAAGTGTCTTTTTGGTCCCGGTGCAACGTACAGGCACATCTATACTACTTATAAAAGAGCAAACATAATCTTTTTTAAGTATACCCCATAAAACGTACACGGATACATTACCACCGCATGATTAGTTCCACTAAACTTAATCTAACGGCTAGCCTTAACCTAATATGTtctctgtgtgcacttagcaatttatattgactgaccgtactccaccgtgAAGGAAAATATGAAGTCCACGCCTGGtcaattaggaaactataatcaCGGACACATCCTATTAAGAAACTAATCACAGACGCATCTAactattaggaaactaatcacaaacgcatcttattattaggaaactaatcacgggTGCATCCTATTATTAGGAAAATAATCACGAGCGCATCCTATTAGAAAATTAATCACGAacacatctaattattaggaaactaatcacggacgcatcctattagataactaatcacgaacacatctaattattaggaaactaatcgcgAGCGCATCCTATCGTCTCCTATCAGGGAATCGCGATCGCGAGTCGCCTGTCGTCACCAGCCCACCACCCACGCGAGCCACAACGGGAGACATGCGAAGAGGAGCTGCGGCTTCCTCCGAACACGCACACGTGCCGTCGCCGCCTTCGTCTTCTTCCTGGAGGGCAGGTCACTCTTCTACTGACTGCAACAACTTCGCATCATACAGAGAGATCAACCATGTTTCTCCGAATATCTTGAATCATGATCCTTATGACTTCATCTCTACTACTTATAAGAAGTACATTTTTTCATTTGACTATTTTCCTGATCTATACTACTTATAAAAGAGCAAACATAATTCTTTTTAAGTGCACCCCACAAAACATACACGGATACATTACCACCGCATGATTAGTCCCACTAAACTTAATCTAACGGCTAGCCTTAACCTAATATGTtctctgtgtgcacttagcaatttacgttgactgaccgtactccaccgtgAAGGAAAATATGAAGTCCACGCCTGGtcaattaggaaactataatcacggacacatcctattaagaaactaatcacagacgcatctaattattaggaaactaatcacaaacgcatcctattattaggaaactaatcacgggTGCATCCTATTATTAGGAAAATAATCACGAGCGCATCCTATTAGGAAATTAATCACGAacacatctaattattaggaaactaatcacggacgcatcctattagataactaatcacgaacacatctaattattaggaaactaatcgcgAGCGCATCCTATCGTCTCCTATCAGGGAATCGCGATCGCGAGTCGCCTGTCGTCACCAGCCCACCACCCACGCGAGCCACAACGGGAGACATGCGAAGAGGAGCTGCGGCTTCCTCCGAACATGCACACGTGCCGTCGCCGCCTTCGTCTTCTGCCTGGAGGGCAGGTCACTCTTCTACTAACTGCAACAACTTCGCATCATACAGAGAGATCAACCATGTTTCTCCCAATATCTTGAGTCATGATCCTTATGACTTCATCTCTACTACTTATAAGAAGTACATTTTTTTCATTTGACTATTTTCCTGATCTATACTACTTATAAAAGAGCAAACATAATTCTTTTTAAGTGCACCCCACAAAACATACACGGATACATTACCACCGCATGATTAGTCCCACTAAACTTAATCTAACGGCTAGCCTTAACCTAATATGTtctctgtgtgcacttagcaatttacattgactgaccgtactccaccgtgAAGGAAAATATGAAGTCCACGCCTGGtcaattaggaaactataatcacggacacatcctattaagaaactaatcacagacgcatctaattattaggaaactaatcacaaacgcatcctattattaggaaactaatcacggaTGCATCCTATTATTAGGAAAATAATCACGAGCGCATCCTATTAGGAAATTAATCACGAACACATCTAATTATTAGAAAACTAATCACGGACGCATCCTATTAGATACCTAATCACGAacacatctaattattaggaaactaatcgcgAGCGCATCCTATCGTCTCCTATCAGGGAATCGCGATCGCGAGTCGCCTGTCGTCACCAGCCCACCACCCACGCGAGCCACAACGGGAGACATGTGAAGAGGAGCTGCGGCTTCCTCCGAACACGCACACGTGCCGTCGCCGCCTTCGTCTTCTGCCTGGAGGGCAGGTCACTCTTCTACTGACTGCAACAACTTCGCATCATACAGAGAGACCAACCATATTTCTCCGAATATCTTGAATCATGATCCTTATAACTTCATCTCTACTACTTATAATAAGTACATTTTTTCATTTGACTATTTTCCTGACTTGGGAGGTAAGGTATGTTTTATCCACTAGAGTTGCTAAAATTGGAAGCATATCTGCAGTTTTTTCTTTCTAAACCGGCATTTGTTGGCCCTTTTTTGCCACTGTTATTCTTACAAGTGGTAGCCTACGTATCATTATTACTACGAACTTAGAGGATATTTGTTATATTGTCAAAATTTTAGAATGTTGAGCCCTTAAAGAAATGTGTAGTACTCAACTAACTGTTCCAAGTTGTCATATTAATGCTTTTGTCCAGTGATTAACAAGTATAATTAcgcaatttatcaatgtaatttttatttggttGACATGTTCTATTTTCATAATAAAGTAAGTCACTTTTCTTGCTTCCAGACATTACAACGCTTGTGGTGTAATAGTAGAATCGGATGGTCCAACTAGCATTTTTTTGTCTTGTTTCACAGCTGATTCTATGGAGTCAAGACATCTCTACACTTCTCTATGTGACAATGGCTTCCTCTTTTCAACAAACCATAGAGGTCTCTTCCTACTATTGTGTGGTTGACACTCAATTGTAACAATAATTCTTGACTGGAGTTTGTTGGCACTGAAACGGTTCCTTAGCTTGTCCTAAGTGACATTTTCATGTGTGATTACACTTGCATAAATGTGTGCATATGGAGAATCATGATGAATCTTCTAAATAATTTTGAGTTTTATACATTGGAAAAAGTGGGTGGTCTTTTAATACAACAGACATGTTGATTAAGGAGAAACGATATTTCAAATTATTTGTATAAGTTGGGAATAAGAGATTGTGTACTTTATAGGgaaatttcaaatttatgaataaaTTGTCTTGTATTAAGTATAGTATAATGTGTTAATCCAAATAGACGCgtgttgcacgtgcacacttattaGTCCAaatagacgtgcgttgcacgtgcatattTACTAGTTTGCTAGTAATAACAGAAAGATGGAATTAGCTTTTCGTCCCAAAAAAAACATTGGTAGGTCGGGCGCGTGGCTCTCCATAAATGAGAGCACCGCACAAGTTGTTTCCTCGCCAAAGTGTACGCCTTTACAGAATATAGACGCACGCACACAACACAGTTTGAGCGACTCCGAGTTATGGCCTCGATACCTCATCCGAGGCATTTCGTGGCCATTGTTGACATGATATTAGGCTTTCTCCGCGCCTGTCAACCCATCCAGTTCGTCCTGGCCGGTCTCCTGGCTGCCGGCGTGGCCACCATACAGCTGATGAAGCGCCGCCGTACCGTATACCTCATCGACTATGCTTGCTCCCAGGGTATTGGCAGCTGTCGTGTGCCAAAAGCCACGTTCATCGAGCATATTCACCTCAACCCATTGTTCGATGACCACAGCGTCTCCTTCATGACGCGCATGCTGGAAAGCAGCGCCATCGGCGAGGAGACCAGACTGCCGCCCGGAGACTCTTATATGCCGGCACAGAATAGCTTCCAGGAGGCCGGCGCCGAGGCGGAGCTGGTCGTCTTCTCGGCCATCGACGACCTATTCGCCAACAGGATGGTCACCGCAGACGCCATCGACATACTAGTAGTAAACTGCAGCGTCTTCGCCCCAGTGCCGTCCATCACCGACATGATCGTGAATAGATACAAGCTCCGTGATGACGTCCGCGCCGTAAACCTTTCCGGTATGGGATGCAGCGCCGGCGTGATCTCGGTGGGTCTCGCGGCCGGCATGCTGCAAGCAACGGGCCACGGCGCGACGCAGCACGCTCTGGTCGTCTCCACGGAGATCATCACTTCTAACTTCTACACCGGCAAGGAGAGGCCCATGCAGCTCTCCAACATCCTGTTCCGGGTCGGCGGCGCGGCCGTGCTGCTGTCCACATCGGAGGACAGGGCGCGGTTCCGCCTCTCGCACCTCGTCCGGACGAGCACCACGGGCACGCACGACGGCTCCTACTCGTGTGTCTTCCAGGAAGAGGACGGCGAGGGCAACTTAGGTGTCAACCTGTCCAAGGATCTCCTGGCCGTCGCCGGCAACGCTCTCAAAGCCAACATCACAGCCGTCGCGCCCCTCGTCCTCCCTCTCTCCGAGCAGCTGACCTTCGCCCTGTCCTTTGTGGCCAGAAAGCTGGGGCTGACCGTGAAGCCGCACGTCCCCGGCTTCCGCAAGGCGTTCGACCACTTCTGTGTGCACTGCGGCGGGCGCGCGGTTATCGACAAGGTGCAGAGCAGCCTAGGGCTGTCAGACGAGCAAGTGGAGGCGTCCCGCATGACACTTCACCGGTTCGGGAACACGTCGAGCAGCACGGTGTGGTATGAGCTGGCGTACATCGAAGCGAAGGGCCGGATGCGGAAGAACGACAAGGTATGGATGATTGGGTTTGGATCCGGGTTCAAGTGCAACAGTGCCGTCTGGGAGTGCATCCGACCGGCGGACCAGCCGGACAGAGCATGGGCCGGGTGCATACATCGATACCCGTCTGCACTCCCCTAAAAAAGAAAGGAAGAACACTACAGAGAATAACATCGGCAGCTGGAACGTTATGCTTGGTATGCGGCCATAGGGACCATCATATCCTTTGTTATACAACTGTTTCATACTATAAAAGCTAGTTAAAACAATCGTGTAATAACAAGCTGCAGAGGCTACCACCCAGATTTATTGTTATCGTCCATTTGCTATTATAAATATATGCGAAACCATACTTTATGTGGAAATTAAATATGCTATATCTTGTTTTTAAAATAGACAACTAAGGCATGTTTCATTGTGTTTCATATATGTGAGGATTTGAAGGTTAAGATTTTTAATGGGACCATTTGGTTCAGTTCTTCTCTTCAACCATGTCGCTCGTTGATGATAGGTGACTCGGGCAATCCCTAAAAGGTCGCCGCCCGAGCCGTCTCCTCTCTTCTCCCCACCCTGCCGCCGTCATGAAGGTTAACTTTTCGCACGGAAAGCGCTTGCTAAAAGCACATTGTGGTGGCCTTGGGTGATGAAGGATAGGCGATGCTGGGGCGGCAGCCCCTCAATACTCCAAAAGTTCTCGCCGAGAATTTGCGCCGTTGTCACCGCTAGCCTCTGCCACAGTGACTGCTGGCCACATATGCATGAGTTATGGCTGCAGAGAACGTTCAGCTCCCCATGTTCTATGATAGTTCTGTGTATGCAATCATGGATTTTTCCGCATGCTGATATAATCATTGAATTAAATTAATTCTTTGCATATTTCAGTTtactatttttattaaatggtgaaCAAGTACACCCCTTCTCTATTTCGGTGTTCTACACCTAGGCTTTTCCCCAAGCCATGCCTCTAGCCTTCATGATATATTTGGGAGCTACCCAAATTATTTCATGATTTTATCCTTCTGGTATCCGCTACTCATAGTGCAAACTCAATTTATTCAATAAAATGGGGATATTTTCACAATAAATGTAAAGTGATCTTCAAATGACTATAATTATTTCGTGTGGCCTCATTATAGTCTAGACAGGCTACATTCAAATTTCACGTCAATCAGAGTTTGCTTGATGCCCAAACGATTAAAACAATTGAGCAACCCCGAACAATTAAATATGAAAGGCTATAGTCAGTTAAATAATAACGTTTTTTATTTCGAAAGAATACTAAATAGGCCAGCCCATTTTGCTCTCACCTAACTTAACATAACCCAATAACCCACCTACCAACACCTATGAGTAGACGGGTTGTATCCCGTTGCGATTTAGTTATTCATCGCTCAAGTGAGCATAATAGCGGTGAGGGTAATATAGATACGGCTAACCTGAAGGCACCGTATAGCCATCCCTTTTCTAGTTCTGGCCCATGAGTTTTTTGTACTATTCTATGACTTTATTAATTTTAGAATATTGATATAACTTGCATAAATCAAATAAATTCCACTGTAGCTTAGATTTAATTATTTTAGATACGAAATTTAATCAGAAAAATGTGAATAACCCAAATCTGGACATATTCTTGAAATTTCGTGAAAATTTGTTTGATCCAAAAAACTTTACTCCTCCCAGCCCCTTTTCTGAAAATGAAATAAAGCATGCCTCCTTCTCCATGAAACCTAATTGGGCTCCTAGCGCTGATGATCTTCCAATATAATTTTCCAGCACTGTTGGGAGGTGGTTAGAATATATCTAATGAGATTGTTTATTCATCTCCACTAGGAGAAACTTGATGCACCccacaagaaaagaagaaaattgATGTAAAATGCTTGAACTAGACATCATCACCATGTTACCTAAAATCTCCGATGCAAACAACATACAACAATTTAGACATGTATGTCGTTTAAGATTTagtagcaaaaaggcccgtgcgttgtaACAGGAGAGAAAATTGGTGTTTTCATCGAAACATCCACCGCATGGTATGATAGCATGGGACGGAGCCACGACAGGGAGCCTCACACGGAGGTGTAGAAGAAATGTATATCAGCTGCGCATTAGTCACAAAACCAGCCTTGACAACGATGCAAAGAAAACTTATTCTCCAAAATATTAAAATCACTACTTAATTAGCTTATAGCTTCACCCATACAATTTGGAATAACACCGATTGACCTCGCAATGATATGCATTCGACTTTACATAGATGTCAGACATCCATGTAACGTTCATGTGGTCGGCTTTGCAACATCGTCCTCCCGACTTGAAATACCATCGACCATACTTGCAACATATGCATAGTCGGTTGCACCATGGAAATCCAACTTTTGTAGTAAAAAAGAATAGTGGCAACTGGTGTTGCATTGGCATGCTTATGCTAGATGC from Triticum aestivum cultivar Chinese Spring chromosome 4A, IWGSC CS RefSeq v2.1, whole genome shotgun sequence harbors:
- the LOC123083432 gene encoding 3-ketoacyl-CoA synthase 5-like, with the protein product MASIPHPRHFVAIVDMILGFLRACQPIQFVLAGLLAAGVATIQLMKRRRTVYLIDYACSQGIGSCRVPKATFIEHIHLNPLFDDHSVSFMTRMLESSAIGEETRLPPGDSYMPAQNSFQEAGAEAELVVFSAIDDLFANRMVTADAIDILVVNCSVFAPVPSITDMIVNRYKLRDDVRAVNLSGMGCSAGVISVGLAAGMLQATGHGATQHALVVSTEIITSNFYTGKERPMQLSNILFRVGGAAVLLSTSEDRARFRLSHLVRTSTTGTHDGSYSCVFQEEDGEGNLGVNLSKDLLAVAGNALKANITAVAPLVLPLSEQLTFALSFVARKLGLTVKPHVPGFRKAFDHFCVHCGGRAVIDKVQSSLGLSDEQVEASRMTLHRFGNTSSSTVWYELAYIEAKGRMRKNDKVWMIGFGSGFKCNSAVWECIRPADQPDRAWAGCIHRYPSALP